DNA from Variovorax sp. PBL-H6:
AGGCGGGTAGATCGAACTCGCAGGTGCCGCCGGGTATGCTCGCGCGGCTGCGAATGCTCATCAGCCACTCGTTCTCGGTCAGTGCCTGGCCGGCCTTGCCCGGAATTGTGTTGAGCGTCGCGAAGTTGCTCTCCAGCTTGGCGACGATCTGGTTCAGCACCGCCTCGGAAATCGCGGGATTGCCGCGGTAGCCATTGAAGACGTGCTTGTGCTTGTCCAGGTCGCGCAGCACGTCGGCCTTCAGGTCGGCGCGCGCGGCCACATCCATGATCTCGAAGATCGTGACCAGCGCGTAGTGGTGGGACAAGGGCGAGTCGGCGGGTACCAGTTCGCCAAGGCGACGAAACAGGTGCTCCAGCCGCAGGTAGGTCCGGATGCGCTCGTTGAAGGGGTATTCGTAGAGGATCACGTGTGTGTGGGGTTCCCGTCGCGGGATGATAAGCCTCTCACGGTGACTTCGCCTGTGGGACAGGCAGCACTTCGCGCACGACGCCCAGCATGTGCTCGCCCAGCGCCAGCTGGCCATGCATGGACAGGTGGGTGTCGTTGGAGAAAAAGAAGTCCTGGATTTGTGCGCTCTTCTCGCGGGAGAAGGCGTAGAGGTCGGGCCCGAGCTTGGCCTCGACGAATCCCTTCACGAAGTCTTTCGAGAATTCGGGCCTGAGATAGACGGTGGCCTTGTTGGGAATCACCATCCACAGCTGCGGAATGGCCGGGTGCTGCGCGGCAAAGGTCTTGATGCGCTCCAAAGTCCCCGTGGTCAGCGGGCCGTTGCCTTCTTCATCGACAAAAACCGGCAGCTTGTTGCACTCTCGATGGGAGAAGTATTTACAACCTTCCGGGAAGGACC
Protein-coding regions in this window:
- the zapD gene encoding cell division protein ZapD, translated to MILYEYPFNERIRTYLRLEHLFRRLGELVPADSPLSHHYALVTIFEIMDVAARADLKADVLRDLDKHKHVFNGYRGNPAISEAVLNQIVAKLESNFATLNTIPGKAGQALTENEWLMSIRSRASIPGGTCEFDLPAYYAWQHRQAHERRADLERWSSTLAPLAESIYLLLKLLRDADVPYKVIATGGQFQQTLPQGRSFQLLRLRIDPRLGLIPEISGNRLMVSVRLMRHEADDRLHQSTEDTPFELTLCA